DNA from Nitrospina gracilis Nb-211:
GGCCTGGTGGCGGACATTTTCACCTCGCAACGCATCAGGAAGCTGCCCGGCAATATCGCCGTCGGTCACAACCGCTATTCCACCGCGGGCGTGAGCCAGATCGTCAACGCCCAGCCCTGCGTCATCAACTACGCCAAAGGCTCGCTGGCGCTTGCCCACAATGGCAACCTGGTGAATGCCGACCAGATCCGGGAAGCGCTGGTTGAAGAAGGCGCGATCTTCCAGTCCACCAACGACAGCGAGGTGATCGTCCACCTCATCGCCCACAGCCATCAGGACACCTTCGTCAACCGCGTGGTCGAGGCGCTGGCGGCGGTGCAGGGGGCGTATTCGCTGGCGCTCATGACCGAACACGAAATCGTGGTGGCACGCGACCCGCACGGGTTCCGTCCGCTGTGCCTCGGCAGGCTCGATGGCGCATACGTGGTGGCGTCGGAGTCCTGCGTGATGGACCTCATCGAGGCCGAGTACCTGCGCGAAGTGGAGCCGGGGGAAGTCATCCTCATCAATGAAGACGGACTGCAGTCGTTCTTTCCGTTTCACCGGCAGGAGACGCGGCGTTGCATCTTTGAACACATCTATTTTGCGCGGCCGGACAGCCTGATTTTCGGCGAGTACACCTACTCGGTGCGCAAGCGCATGGGCAAGGCGCTGGCGCTCCAGTCACCGGTGGACGCGGATATCATTGTGCCGGTGCCCGACTCCGGCAATCTGTCGGCGCTTGGTTACTCGGAGGAATCCGGCATCCCGTTTGAGATGGCGCTCATCCGCAACCACTACGTCGGGCGTACGTTCATCGAACCGCAGTCGCCCATCCGCCACTTCGGCGTGAAGGTGAAATTGAATGCGGTCAAGCGCCTCATCGAAGGCAAACGCGTGATCATCATCGATGACTCCATCGTGCGCGGCACCACCAGCAGGAAGATTGTGAAGATGGTACGCGATGCGGGCGCGAAAGAAGTGCACGTGCGCATCAGCTCGCCGCCGACGCTGTTTCCTTGTTTCTACGGCATTGACACGCCCAACCGCGATGAATTGATCGCTTCCCGCCACACTCTGGAAGAAACGCGCAATTTCATCACCGCCGATTCGCTGGAATACCTGCATCTGGAAAACATGCTGGAGGTGATGGGCGAGGACAAGGGCAAATTCTGTGCGGCGTGCTTCGACGGGCAGTACCCGGTGGACATCGACGGCCGCGGCCATCAGCCGGTGCAACTGCAACTGTTCGGGAGTGAAACGCCGGACGTGTGACGCCGGTGGTGTGAGACGTCCCTGACTTGAAGCTTCCGTCAGGGCGCTGTCGGTTCGGTTCCTTCCTTCTTTTTCTTCTCCACGGGCGGCTCGACCACCTCGGCGTTTTCAAGCAGAGCCCCCAGGTCCTTCAGGTCTTCCTTGTAACCCGCAATCGCATTGTCGAGCAGAGCCTGCGAGCG
Protein-coding regions in this window:
- the purF gene encoding amidophosphoribosyltransferase, with the translated sequence MPVEFPANDKFHEECGVVAVYGHPEAANLVYLGLYALQHRGQESAGIATSDRGKMYVELGMGLVADIFTSQRIRKLPGNIAVGHNRYSTAGVSQIVNAQPCVINYAKGSLALAHNGNLVNADQIREALVEEGAIFQSTNDSEVIVHLIAHSHQDTFVNRVVEALAAVQGAYSLALMTEHEIVVARDPHGFRPLCLGRLDGAYVVASESCVMDLIEAEYLREVEPGEVILINEDGLQSFFPFHRQETRRCIFEHIYFARPDSLIFGEYTYSVRKRMGKALALQSPVDADIIVPVPDSGNLSALGYSEESGIPFEMALIRNHYVGRTFIEPQSPIRHFGVKVKLNAVKRLIEGKRVIIIDDSIVRGTTSRKIVKMVRDAGAKEVHVRISSPPTLFPCFYGIDTPNRDELIASRHTLEETRNFITADSLEYLHLENMLEVMGEDKGKFCAACFDGQYPVDIDGRGHQPVQLQLFGSETPDV